A stretch of Vespula vulgaris chromosome 5, iyVesVulg1.1, whole genome shotgun sequence DNA encodes these proteins:
- the LOC127063712 gene encoding HIRA-interacting protein 3-like, with the protein MVESDHSNESKEVGDEMSPSEVPDESIKTTGKRQRTLSSEEEKLPTKKSRNSVDKELPASNGSTSNNTNDDTKEEMEQDTNSTNNQKSISSPTNKPHKKSNKGEQENKESSSPHRTNSTNETDDENMHNASDDSSEITETPKKSVTNENTETSLKYKEDSDNESSKENINLNATVSSTKDTEVVDGLELSVECASDKEESSSESEKEDNHKPRTKTIIVKAKPNESELDVSSSEVEESNEQNLKDTLHTKKNLKQGKQKSLKTSSNAKKASGSEDSSDNNIQDEEYKPQNKKKIKKSSNKKNTKSLSDSKRGRGVGKVNSKKGQDKNLVNDSEDEDNNDDDKGNDIEKNDNKDIADRVTKSVDENKDEQKHNSSTNETSNSESESNNDDPDQTKDGKKKKRSSNRPEDDKRIQSLKKYIRAAGITVKSYHELWGGCKTNAARVRRLKSLLEKHGVNGRPTLEKCKKVKEHNERLKEVSELDKSNIISEGRITRSRRGMDTNKNSLVSPETPSRYREARNTYKRIQTVIDSDSE; encoded by the exons ATGGTTGAATCAGATCATAGCAATGAGAGTAAAGAGGTAGGGGATGAAATGTCTCCTTCAGAAGTACCTGATGAGTCAATAAAAACAACGGGCAAAAGACAACGTACTTTATCgtctgaagaagaaaaattacctACTAAAAAGTCTCGTAATTCTGTAGACAAAGAATTACCAGCTTCAAATGGATCAACATCAAATAATACCAATGATgatacaaaagaagaaatggaacAAGATACAAATTCAACAAATAATCAGAAAAGTATATCTTCACCTACAAATAAACCTCATAAAAAGTCAAATAAAGgagaacaagaaaataaggaaagcAGTTCACCACACAGAACTAATAGTACAAATGAAACAGATGATGAAAATATGCATAATGCATCCGATGATTCTTct GAGATTACTGAAACACCTAAAAAATCTGttacaaatgaaaatactGAAACTTCATTGAAATATAAGGAAGATAGTGATAATGAATCatctaaagaaaatatcaatttaaatGCTACAGTGTCATCTACCAAAGACACAGAGGTAGTAGATGGATTGGAACTTTCTGTAGAATGTGCAAGTGATAAGGAAGAATCTAGTTctgaaagtgaaaaagaggaCAATCATAAACCaagaacaaaaacaattaTTGTAAAAGCAAAGCCAAATGAATCTGAACTTGATGTTAGTTCATCTGAAGTAGAAGAatcgaacgaacaaaatttGAAGGACACTTtacatacaaagaaaaatcttaaacaaggaaaacaaaaaagtctTAAAACATCTTCTAATGCAAAGAAGGCTTCTGGTTCAGAAGATAGTtcagataataatattcaagatgaagaatataaaccacaaaataagaaaaagattaaaaagagttcaaataagaaaaacaccAAATCCTTATCTGACTCTAAAAGGGGTCGTGGCGTAGGAAAAGTTAATTCAAAAAAAGGCCAAGATAAAAATTTAGTTAATGACAGTGAAGAtgaagataataatgatgatgataaaggCAATGACATTGAAAAGAATGATAACAAAGATATTGCTGATAGAGTAACCAAATCAgttgatgaaaataaagatgaaCAAAAACACAATTCATCGACTAATGAAACATCCAATAGTGAAAGTGaaagtaataatgatgatCCGGATCAAACAAAGGatggtaaaaagaagaaacgtagtTCTAAT AGACCTGAAGATGATAAGAGGATACaatcattaaaaaagtatataagagCAGCTGGTATAACTGTGAAATCATATCATGAATTATGGGGTGGATGCAAAACTAATGCTGCAAGAGTACGACGATTAAAATCATTGCTGGAAAAACATGGAGTTAATGGAAGACCAACTTTAGAAAAGtgtaaaaaagtgaaagaacataatgaaagattaaaagaagtaTCTGAATTGGATAAGAGCAATATTATATCAGAAG gacGTATCACACGTTCTCGTAGAGGTATGGATACTAATAAGAACTCTTTAGTCTCACCAGAAACTCCATCACGATATCGCGAAGCTCGCAACACGTACAAAAGAATTCAAACTGTTATTGATAGTGACTCTGAGTAA